AGTGAACTGTCTTATACAAGTACATATTGCCGAAGAGACCACAAAATCAGGATTCACAGTGGATGAACTACGTATTCCTTTCCAAAAAGAGATAGCCGATACTCTTTCACACGTCCGAATTATGGGACTTATGGGAATGGCTACTCATACGGCAGACACAGAAAAAATAAGAAAGGAATTTGCTCAACTAAAAACACAATTTGACTCCCTTGCCAAAAATATATCTCACCCCTTCATTAATATGCAAGTATTATCCATGGGGATGAGCAATGATTATAAAATAGCTCTCCAAGAAGGAAGTACTCTTCTCCGTATTGGAAGTATTATTTTTGGTGCCACTCCTAATAAGATCATGTAAACTGCTGAAATGCACTGTTCATAAATTTTCAAATCCCAGCAATTGGTGTTTGCAAAAAGAATAATATTTTCCTTGCAGAGCAATGAGACGTTGGTGATTTCCCGATTCTATTACTCTTCCATTTTCTAATACGTGTATGATATCAGCTTCAAAAATAGAAGAAAGCCGATGTGTTATGATTATAAGGGTTTTTCCATCAGAACGCAGTTGGAGAAGCACTTTTTTTATTACGGATTCTGAATGCCCATCCAAAGCGGAAGTTGCCTCGTCTAATATGAGTATTTCGGGATTGAGGTATAATGCTCTTGCTATAGCTAATCTTTGCCTTTCTCCACCTGAGAGAGAAACCCCATGCTCTCCCAATACAGTCATATAAGAGTGGGGAAGTTTTTCTATAAATGTATCTATTTCTAACATTTTGGAAAGCGTTAATATCTTTTCCATATCGGGTTCTTCTATTCCTAAAGAAATATTTTCAATTATAGACCCCGAAAAAATATCTATTTGTTGGGGAACGACACTTATTATTTTACGAAGCGAATTATTTCGTATGTGCTTTATATCATATCCTCCTATTTCAATAATTCCCGATTGTGGAGTATAAATATTTTGTAAAAGAGATAATAAGGTAGTTTTCCCGCAACCACTTTCTCCTACAAAAGCAGTCATTTTCCCCCTTTCTATGGTAAGAGAGAGGTCTGAAAATACATACTGCCGAGAACCATACCGAAAAGAAATATTTTTAATCTGTATATCTCCCACCATTTGTGGAGTTAATACTAATTTTCCTTGTTCCTCTTGTTCCCGCTCTAAATCCATTATCTGAAATAATCTATCTGCTGCAATAAGAGCATCTTGAATTGCTTGATTACTGCTGATAAGGGAAGATATAGGTGCTAATAAATATCCCGTTAAGGCATAAAAAGACATCAATGCTCCAGGGGTGAGTTGCTGATCTAAAACCTTTGTAGATCCATACCAGAGAATAGCAATGGTTACCAGATTGGAGAGAAGTCCGCTGAAACTATTAGAAAAAATATGTCCCTTTGCGTTTATAAAAGAAGATTCGAGCAATTTTATAAAACGACTTTCTGTCTTCAATTGGGAGTGTTGCTCCGTAGCAAAACGTTTTATCGTTCCTATAGCAGTGAGAGATTCTACCAAGTGTGACTCTAAGTCCGCCGCTTGTTCCATTATCTTTCGGAGATATTTTTTGTTTAAATAATTAAAAGCAAGGTAGATGATGACAAAAAAAGGAATAGAAACGGTTACCAATAAAGCCAACTTCCAAGAATAGATATACATCAAAGCAAAGGTAAACAAAACTATGAGAACGTTTACTACGAGATTCATTGCTACATTGCTGATAAATACTCGTATTTTTATAGCATCACCTATTCGGGAAGTAATTTCTCCTACTCGCATGGTATCAAAAAACTGCTGTGGAAGGGAAAGCAAATGTCTATAATATCCCAAAATAAGTGCTGCATCCATCTTTTGCCC
This DNA window, taken from Chitinophagaceae bacterium, encodes the following:
- a CDS encoding YggS family pyridoxal phosphate-dependent enzyme encodes the protein MEKTQIAHIQSQYILPHTTLVVVSKTQTVEKILEVYTTANQKHFGENKVQELFSKYQQLPKDIHWHFIGNLQKNKIKQIVPFIYMIHSISDISLLMAVQKEAQKINKIVNCLIQVHIAEETTKSGFTVDELRIPFQKEIADTLSHVRIMGLMGMATHTADTEKIRKEFAQLKTQFDSLAKNISHPFINMQVLSMGMSNDYKIALQEGSTLLRIGSIIFGATPNKIM
- a CDS encoding peptidase domain-containing ABC transporter produces the protein MKKIIKQHDITDCGAACLASISAHYELLYPIAHIRQMASTDKKGTNVLGMIEAANKLGFTAKGVKGPLDALFKIPKPAIAHVIIKQALQHFVVIYKINKKYIWVMDPGEGRMIRKTYAEFQTEWTGVLIILVPNEQFQSGNKKVSTLSRFWNLASPHTSVITQSLVGAVLYSILGLSTSVFVQKILDYVLVDGNRNLLHLMGIAMLIIVLINACIGGVQNFLITKTGQKMDAALILGYYRHLLSLPQQFFDTMRVGEITSRIGDAIKIRVFISNVAMNLVVNVLIVLFTFALMYIYSWKLALLVTVSIPFFVIIYLAFNYLNKKYLRKIMEQAADLESHLVESLTAIGTIKRFATEQHSQLKTESRFIKLLESSFINAKGHIFSNSFSGLLSNLVTIAILWYGSTKVLDQQLTPGALMSFYALTGYLLAPISSLISSNQAIQDALIAADRLFQIMDLEREQEEQGKLVLTPQMVGDIQIKNISFRYGSRQYVFSDLSLTIERGKMTAFVGESGCGKTTLLSLLQNIYTPQSGIIEIGGYDIKHIRNNSLRKIISVVPQQIDIFSGSIIENISLGIEEPDMEKILTLSKMLEIDTFIEKLPHSYMTVLGEHGVSLSGGERQRLAIARALYLNPEILILDEATSALDGHSESVIKKVLLQLRSDGKTLIIITHRLSSIFEADIIHVLENGRVIESGNHQRLIALQGKYYSFCKHQLLGFENL